GTCGCGAGACCGCCGACGGCGGCACCGTCGCCGAGCAGCTCGACATCCTCCACCGGCGCGGCCTGCGCGGCGTCGCCGTCCTCACCGGCGAGTACCGCCACGGCGCGCGCCGCGAGGCCATGATCGCGCGCGCCGCCGAGGCCCTGCGTCTGGCGCTGGACCGCGGCTTCCAGCACGTGCTGATCAACATCGGCGCGCTCGAGGCGGACGAGTACCCGACGCTCCTCGCCGGCGTCCCGCGCGACGCCGCCGGCCGCATCGGGCCGCGCGTCACCATGTGCACCTTCCAGGAGACGTACGACCCGGGCGTCTACGCGCGCTTCATGGGCAGCGACGCCGGCAACCCGCGCAGCGACTTCGCGCGCCGCCTGACCAACTTCGACCGCGCCCACGCGGCGGGTATGTGGGCGGTGAATCCGGGCGTGCTGCTCGGGCTCCACAAGGATCCGGCGTTCGAGCTGATCGCGCTGCTCGCGCACGTGCGGCACCTCGCGGCGCGCGACCTCGCGGTCTACGTCAGCGTGCCGCGCCTGCGGCGCGCCAACGACACCACGCTGCGCACCGGGCTCGACGACGACGCCCTCTGCCGCGCCGTCTCGGCGCTGGCGCTGGGTGCACCGCGCGCGCAGGTCGTGATCTCGACGCGCGAGCCGAAGGCCATCCAGCATCGCCTGCTGCCGGTGATTGGGGTGCTCACGCCCGGCTCGCCCGGGGTCGCGCCCTACACCCCCGACGGCGCCCGCTTCGAGCTCGAGGCGAGCCAGTTCGAGGTGCTCGATCACCGCCCGTTCGAGGCCATCCTCGGCGACGTCGCGGCCACCGGCACGCCCATCGCCTGCTGGGAGCCGGCCGCCTGAGCGCCCGTACGCGCCGGGCGATCCTCGTCGGCACGAACTGCGTCCTCGCGATCGCGGCCCTCGTCTGGCTGCTGCGCGACAACGGCGCCGCGGCGCTGGCCCTCCTCACGGCGCAGCCGCGGCTGGGCCTGCTCGCGGCCATGGTCGCGGCCGCCGCGGCGGCGGTCGTCCTCTACGCCGTGCGCTGGGGGATGCTGCTCGCGGGGCTCGGCACGCCCGTCGGTCTCGGGCGGCTGACGGCGCTGCGCGCGGCCGGGCAGAGCGTCTCGGCGATCCTGCCCACGGCGAGGCTCGGCGGCGATCCGCTGCGCGTCTGGCTGCTGGCGCGCAGCGAGGTGCCGGTGCCGCCGGCGATCGCCAGCGTCGCCGTCGATCGCGCGCTCGAGATGGGCAGCGGCGCCGCGTTCGCGGTGCTGTTCGGAACCATCCTCGTGCAGCACGGGCTGCCGGCGCTGAGCGGCATCGTCGCGAGCCTCGGCTTCGGGCTGGTCGCGCTGGCCGTCGGGCTGTGGGTGACCTCCCGCCGGCTCGGGCGCGGCGACGGCCTCGTCACCGCGCTCGCCCGCGCGACGGGGCTGGGGCGCCTGCGCGCGCTGCGCGGCGGCCTCGACGTCATGGAAGGGGCCGAGCACGCCGCCGCCGGCCTCCTCGCGCAGCCGCGGCGTGTGCGGCGGGCGTTCCTCGCCGGCGTGGCAGCGAACCTCGTCACGCCGCTCGAGTACTGGCTGCTCCTGTCGGCGTTCGGCCTGCCGGCGGACGGTGTGGCGGTGGTCGCGGCCATCTTCGCGGCGGGCGCGGCACACGCGATGCCGGTGCCCGCGGGCATCGGCGTCCTCGAAGGCGGGCAGATGTGGCTCTTCGGGCTGCTCGGCCATCCGCCGGAGGTCGGGCTCGCGGTCGGGCTCGCGGTGCGGCTGCGCGAGCTGGTGTGGGTCGTGCCCGGGCTGGTGGTTCTCGCCGGCATGGCATGGTGGCTGCCGCGGGCTCCCGAGGCGGGCGCCTACGGGCTCGCCGGCGCCGACGGGCGCTCGGCGCGCTGAATCGACGCCTCGGACGCGCGCGACGTGCCCTCGGTACATCGACGCGCTAAGCTGGCTGGAAACGTCACAGGCTATGTGACGTCGTCGTCGCCTGCGCTCCGTGCCCATGTCCGTGCTCGATCGGCTCATCGACGTGCTGCGCTCCCCCGACACTCCGGAGTCGGACCCGACGCTCGCCCGCACCCATGCCGAGCTGGCGCGTGAGATCGCCGAGCGCCGCCGGGTCGAGGCCGAGCTGCGGCAGGCCGAGGCGCGCTACCGCGGCATCGTCGAGAACGCCGTCGGCGGCATCTTCCAGACCACGCCCGACGGCCAGTACCTGCACGTGAACCCGGCGCTCGCGCGCCTGTACGGCTACGACGATCCCGCCGAGCTGGTGCGCGGCCTGGTCGACATCGGCGGCCAGCTCTACGTCGACCCGGCCCGGCGCGACGAGTTCGCGCGCCTGCTCCAGGCGCAGAGCGCGGTGTCGGGGTTCGAGTCGCAGGTCTATCGCCGCGACGGCAGCGTCATCTGGATCAGCGAGAGCGCGCGCGCCGTGCGCGACGCCGACGGCGCGCTGCTCCACTACGAGGGCTTCGTCGAGGACGTCACCGAGCGCAAGCGGGCCGAGGCCGCGCTGCGCGAGGCCAAGGCGGCGGCCGAGGCGGCGGTGCGGGCGAAGAGCGACTTCCTCGCCAACGTCAGCCACGAGCTGCGCACGCCGATGAACGGCGTCCTCGGCATGACGGCGCTGGCCCTCGATACCGAGCTGACGAGCGAGCAGCGCGAGTATCTCCAGGTCGTGCAGGACTCGGCCGAGGCGCTGCTCGACCTGCTGAACGACGTCCTCGACTTCTCGAAGATGGAGGCTGGCCGCTTCGACCTCGCACCGGCGCCGTTCGCGCTGCGGCGCAACCTCGAGACCATCATGAAGGGCCTCGCCGTGCGGGCGCATGCGAAGGGGCTGGAGCTGGTCTGCCAGGTGGCGCCCGACGTGCCCGACGCGCTCGTCGGCGACGCCGGGCGGCTGCGGCAGGTCGTCGTGAACCTCGTCGGCAACGCCATCAAGTTCACCGAGTGGGGCGAGGTCGCGCTGCGGGTCGAGCCGGCGCCCGCGGCGCCGGGGCGCCTCGGCCTCCATCTGGCCGTGCACGACACCGGCATCGGCATCGCGCCGGAGAAGCAGGCGGAGGTCTTCCAGCCGTTCACGCAGGCGGACACCTCGGCCACGCGACGCTTCGGCGGCACCGGGCTCGGGCTCACGATCACGGCGGAGCTGGTCGCGATGATGGGCGGCACGATCTGGGTGGTGAGCGCGCCCGGCGCCGGGAGCACGTTCCACTGCACGATCGAGCTGGACGCCGACACGGATGCGCCCGCGCCCGGCGGCGGGCAGGCGGAGATCCTCGCCGACCTGCCGGTCGTCGTGGTCGACGACAACGCCACGAGCCGGCTCCATCTCGAGGAGGTGCTCGTCGGCTTCGGCCTGCGTCCGCTGCTCGCGGCGGACGGCGAGGCGGCGTTCGCGATCCTGCGCGACGCGATCGCCGTCGGCAGCGCGGTGCCGCTGCTGGTCGTCGACGCGCACATGCCGGGGCTCGACGGCGCCGCGATGGTGCTGTCGCTGCGCCGGGACGCCGCGCTCGCGGGCACGCGCGTCGTGCTGCTGACCGCCCCCGGGCACCCCGGCGAGGCCACCCGCAGCCGGAACCTGCCGGTCGAGGCCACGGTGGCGAAGCCGCTCGCGCGGGCGGACCTGCTCGCCGCGCTGCATGCCGCGCTTCGCACGCCGGCGGTGGCCGCCGCGCCGGCGACCGCCGCCGCGGACGAGACGCCGCCGCTGCGCGTCCTGGTCGCCGAGGACAACCCGGTGAACCAGATGCTCGTGCGCCGGCTGCTCGAGAAGATGGGCCACAGCGTGACGGTCGCGAACGACGGTGCGCAGGCGCTCGCGGCGCTCGAGGCCGGGGGCGAGTTCGCGCTCGTCCTGATGGACGTGCAGATGCCGGAGATGGACGGCCTCGCGGCGACCGCCGCCATCCGCGCCCGTGAGGCGGCGCGCGGCGGGCCGCGGCTGCCGATCCTCGCGCTGACGGCGCACGCGATGCCCGGCGACCGCGAGCAGTGCCTGGCCGCAGGGATGGACGACTACCTGACGAAGCCGATCCAGGTGGCGACCCTGTGTGCCGCGATCGCGCGCGCCGTGGCGGGCCGCGCCGGCACGAGCGCCGCGCCGTGCGTGCCTGCGGCCGAGACCGTCCTGGCCGCGGTGCGCACCAACGTGGCGCGCCTCGGCCCGCTGGTGACCGCGTTCCGCACCGAGGCGCCGACGCTGGTCGCGGCCGCCGGGGCCGCGCTCTCGCGACGCGACGCCGCCGGCCTCGTCGAGGCGGCGCAGGTGCTGAAGTGGATCGTGGGCAGCCTCGGCGACGGCGCGGTGCTGGAGGCCGCGTGCCGCCTCGAGCGGCTCGGCCGCGACGGCGATCTCGATGCGGCGGCGGATACGTGGGTGGCGCTGGAGCAGGGCGTCGCCCAGCTCGCCCGCCGGCTGGCGCCGGTGAACGGCGCCGGCTGAGCCCGCTCAGGCGCGGCGCCCGCACACCGCGGCGGCGTAGAAGTTCGGCTGGAGCGCGGCGAGTGCCTCGACGTCGGGCTCGAGGGCGACGTCGGCGAAGCCCGCGCGCCCGAGCGCCGCGCGCCAGTGTGCCGCCGTGAGGAATCCGGGCTCCGGCCGCGTCGCCGGATCGAGCCGCACTCCGCGCCAGGCGGACAGCAGCTGGAACGGCAACTCGGCGCCCACCGGCACGCCCGGCGCGGGACGCATGCCCTCGCCGACGACGAGCCATCCGCCCGGCGCCAGCGCGGCATGCGCCTCGGCGAGGACCGCGTCGAGGTCGTCCGCCAGGTGGAACACGTTGACGCCCCAC
The sequence above is a segment of the bacterium genome. Coding sequences within it:
- a CDS encoding flippase-like domain-containing protein; amino-acid sequence: MVAAAAAAVVLYAVRWGMLLAGLGTPVGLGRLTALRAAGQSVSAILPTARLGGDPLRVWLLARSEVPVPPAIASVAVDRALEMGSGAAFAVLFGTILVQHGLPALSGIVASLGFGLVALAVGLWVTSRRLGRGDGLVTALARATGLGRLRALRGGLDVMEGAEHAAAGLLAQPRRVRRAFLAGVAANLVTPLEYWLLLSAFGLPADGVAVVAAIFAAGAAHAMPVPAGIGVLEGGQMWLFGLLGHPPEVGLAVGLAVRLRELVWVVPGLVVLAGMAWWLPRAPEAGAYGLAGADGRSAR
- a CDS encoding response regulator, translating into MLDRLIDVLRSPDTPESDPTLARTHAELAREIAERRRVEAELRQAEARYRGIVENAVGGIFQTTPDGQYLHVNPALARLYGYDDPAELVRGLVDIGGQLYVDPARRDEFARLLQAQSAVSGFESQVYRRDGSVIWISESARAVRDADGALLHYEGFVEDVTERKRAEAALREAKAAAEAAVRAKSDFLANVSHELRTPMNGVLGMTALALDTELTSEQREYLQVVQDSAEALLDLLNDVLDFSKMEAGRFDLAPAPFALRRNLETIMKGLAVRAHAKGLELVCQVAPDVPDALVGDAGRLRQVVVNLVGNAIKFTEWGEVALRVEPAPAAPGRLGLHLAVHDTGIGIAPEKQAEVFQPFTQADTSATRRFGGTGLGLTITAELVAMMGGTIWVVSAPGAGSTFHCTIELDADTDAPAPGGGQAEILADLPVVVVDDNATSRLHLEEVLVGFGLRPLLAADGEAAFAILRDAIAVGSAVPLLVVDAHMPGLDGAAMVLSLRRDAALAGTRVVLLTAPGHPGEATRSRNLPVEATVAKPLARADLLAALHAALRTPAVAAAPATAAADETPPLRVLVAEDNPVNQMLVRRLLEKMGHSVTVANDGAQALAALEAGGEFALVLMDVQMPEMDGLAATAAIRAREAARGGPRLPILALTAHAMPGDREQCLAAGMDDYLTKPIQVATLCAAIARAVAGRAGTSAAPCVPAAETVLAAVRTNVARLGPLVTAFRTEAPTLVAAAGAALSRRDAAGLVEAAQVLKWIVGSLGDGAVLEAACRLERLGRDGDLDAAADTWVALEQGVAQLARRLAPVNGAG